Genomic segment of Ralstonia pickettii:
GAGCGCGCGGGCCGCAGCCACACGCAGATGGCCCACAGCGCCGTGATTGCCCCTGCCGCCAATACGGCACACGGGTGGACCAGCATGTCATACGGCAATGGCAGCACGCGGCCCAGCATCTTGGCCAGCCAGCCCGGCAGTAGCTGCCCGCCGCTGGTAACGAGCGCGCCCCACACGGCCCAGACCACCAGCCCGAGCACACCAAACAACGTTACCGCTGCGCCCCATGCACGCGCGCGCCATGCGGGCGCAATCAGCAGCAGCATCGGCGCGCCCAGCACGGCCAGCGCCGGTTGCAGCGGCATCAAGTAAACATCGCGCAGGACGGCCGAGCGCAGCACCACGGCAATCGTCGCCAGCACGAACAGCGAAACGACAAGGTGCCCCTGATACGGCAGCAGCCACGCCGTGCGCGCGCCGCGTCCGCGTTGCCGCGCGAGCTTGTATAGCGACACGCCCAGCACGGCCACCGCCGGCCACACAGCGGGCGTGCCGGTCAGGAAGATCGATCGGATGGTGGTCGTCAGCGACCCTTTTTCGCCGCCCAGATGCGAGAAGCCGAAGAAGCGGCCCAGGTTGTTGACCCAGAACCATTCGATAAACAGGTCGGGCGATTCGTGCCAGAAGATGGCCGGCCAGATCGCCAGCCACGGAAGGGCCACCAGCAGCGAAAGTCCATAGAAGCGCCAAGCCTGGCGGTTCCTGAAATCCGGCAATAGCGCGATTGCCGCCAGCAGGGTGATCGCGAACAAGCCCGGCACGAGCACGCCCTTGCCCAGGAACGCCACACCGATGCCCGTGCCGAACCACAGCGCGGGGCGCAGGACGTCGACGCCCGTCGCGCCTCCGGTCTCGCTCTCTTTGACGAAGCGGACGAGGCCATAGAGGGCGATCGCAGTGCCAGCCAGTTGCGGGACATCGGCAATGAACTTGTGGACGTGCTCGACCAGCCCGATGCAGCCAGCAAACAGAAGCAGCGCGCCCAGCGCATAGTCACGCAGTGCGGCGCCGCCCGCGTCGAGGCCGGCTTCCCGGCGAGCGGCCAGCGTCAACCCTGGGCGGCCGCGCGCGAGGTCTGCCCCGACACGCAAGCGCCAGTCGCGCGCTTCGCTGCGCAGCAGTCGTGCCGTGCGCCAAACCGCCAAGCACGTCAGCGCCATCCAGAACAGCACCGCCAAGCGCACGGCTTCGTGCGGCGGCATATCGGGCAGCGCCAGCGCGGCCAGCGCGCCCGTCCAGTACATCAGCGGGGGTTTTTCGACGAACGGCTCGAAGGCGACATTGGGGATGACCCAGTCGCCGCGCTCGATGATATTGATGACGATGCCGAAGGAATACGGCTCGTCGGCCTTCCATGGCGCGCGCCAGAACGTGCCGGCAACAAAATACGCGCACAGCATCAGCACGACGACGGCGCGCCAATGCCTCACCAGCAGCGCCGACAGGCGACGCGGGCTTACGTGGGTGCCTGCTTTGGCGGTAGCGATCGGCATCAGTGGGATGGAGCGAGGGCGCGCGTCGGCGTCGGCAGGCATCGGAACGCGTTCAACGCTGGGGCGCCGCGTCGCGTTGGTGCTTCTTGAGCTTGGACCGGATGCGCGTCTGCTTGAGCGGCGAGAGGTATTCGACGAAGACCTTGCCCATCAGATGATCCATCTCGTGCTGGATGCACACGGCCAGCAGGTCGTCGGCCTCCAGTTCGAACGTTTCGCCCTTTTCGTTTAGTGCCCGCACGCGCACACGGGCCGGGCGATCGACCTTGTCATAGATATCAGGCACCGACAGGCAGCCTTCGTCCCAGACCTTGTGCTCGTCACTTGCCCAGAGGATCTCCGGGTTGATGAACACGCGCAGCTCGTCTCGCGACTCGGACACGTCGATGGTGATCACGCGCTCGTGCACGTCGACCTGCGTGGCGGCCAGGCCCACTCCGGGTGCCTCATACATGGTCTCGGCCATATCGGCGACGAGTTTGCGGATGCGGTCATCCACAACGGCAACCGGCTTGGCGACTTTATGCAGCCGCGGATCAGGGTATTGCAGGATATTCAGTAGGGCCATGATGCTTGGCAACAACGGTTGCTGAAGGCCACGCTAACGAGGGGTTGCCTTCAATTGCGATCGCCTGGAATGTCATGCAGAATCGGGGACGCTATCCGCCACATGGCTTAGGAAAAAGCCTGACGAATGTTGGATGCCATACCCCTCTTGCTGCAGCGCAGAACTGCGTACAGCCGCGGCGGTGAGGCGTCGAACAGGCACGCGGACCACCCGCCGATTCTTCATAGAATAATGCGCCATCGTAACACACCGATGCACTCTCAGCCCGCCGTGCAAACAGCCACGAAAGCGCGCCAGCCTTACGTTTGCGCCCTATCGGCGCTTGCCGCGGCAGCGCTTTTCTGCATGGGCACCGCCCACGCCGCCGAGCGCACTGTGACGCCGGCGCAACAGGCGCAGGCCGTGACCGCTGCTCAAGCGGGCATCCCTGAAACCGAACTGTCCGCCACCGCGCCAGCGCAGTACACCGTGCGCCGTGGTGACACGCTCTGGGCGATCTCGGGCAAGTACCTGAAGCGGCCTTATCGCTGGCCCGAGCTGTGGGGCATGAACCGCGAGCAGATCCGCAACCCGCATCTGATCTACCCGGGCCAGATCCTGTATCTGCATCACGCGAATGGCCGCGCATGGCTGTCGAGTTCGCCGGCATCGGCGGATGGCAGCACGGTG
This window contains:
- a CDS encoding ArnT family glycosyltransferase encodes the protein MPADADARPRSIPLMPIATAKAGTHVSPRRLSALLVRHWRAVVVLMLCAYFVAGTFWRAPWKADEPYSFGIVINIIERGDWVIPNVAFEPFVEKPPLMYWTGALAALALPDMPPHEAVRLAVLFWMALTCLAVWRTARLLRSEARDWRLRVGADLARGRPGLTLAARREAGLDAGGAALRDYALGALLLFAGCIGLVEHVHKFIADVPQLAGTAIALYGLVRFVKESETGGATGVDVLRPALWFGTGIGVAFLGKGVLVPGLFAITLLAAIALLPDFRNRQAWRFYGLSLLVALPWLAIWPAIFWHESPDLFIEWFWVNNLGRFFGFSHLGGEKGSLTTTIRSIFLTGTPAVWPAVAVLGVSLYKLARQRGRGARTAWLLPYQGHLVVSLFVLATIAVVLRSAVLRDVYLMPLQPALAVLGAPMLLLIAPAWRARAWGAAVTLFGVLGLVVWAVWGALVTSGGQLLPGWLAKMLGRVLPLPYDMLVHPCAVLAAGAITALWAICVWLRPARSGVVAWAAGLGMVWGLLGTLLMPWVDDARSYRPLFQAIKPVLQSAQICVATRGMGESERALMHYETGVRPVKWLLGHSGAGDDHRPNPIARTCDLILVLEKRPEHARRRPHGDNWEMVWRGSRPGDTNETFSLFQRRGNGGPEALPSPEPIVPLADTPYRGRR
- the def gene encoding peptide deformylase; amino-acid sequence: MALLNILQYPDPRLHKVAKPVAVVDDRIRKLVADMAETMYEAPGVGLAATQVDVHERVITIDVSESRDELRVFINPEILWASDEHKVWDEGCLSVPDIYDKVDRPARVRVRALNEKGETFELEADDLLAVCIQHEMDHLMGKVFVEYLSPLKQTRIRSKLKKHQRDAAPQR